The proteins below come from a single Stomoxys calcitrans chromosome 1, idStoCalc2.1, whole genome shotgun sequence genomic window:
- the LOC106088213 gene encoding uncharacterized protein LOC106088213 produces MRNNNVKEAGKVTEQIDMEFNARRNYPRRWSRYYNETPWDDMYNPNKLSQKIKELAQEEELCPYQHVNEGDGHFVSPDMYKSLISYCRCGRPRSDFHLLRCVQKEKAKFVPTEEEIAKGIAKDRLQLPKTSSAFVGWHDKTPTYKQWEESIRYKSPVYDMPGERITTSPYNAIIIG; encoded by the exons ATGCGTAACAACAATGTGAAGGAGGCGGGCAAAGT CACGGAACAAATTGATATGGAATTTAATGCGCGAAGAAACTACCCCAGAAGATGGTCAAGGTATTATAATGAAACACCCTGGGATGATATGTACAATCCAAATAAGCTTAGTCAAAAGATAAAGGAGTTAGCCCAGGAGGAAG AGCTTTGTCCTTACCAGCACGTGAATGAAGGCGATGGTCACTTTGTTTCCCCCGACATGTATAAATCCTTAATCAGCTACTGTCGATGTGGGCGTCCTCGTTCTGATTTTCATCTTCTAAGGTGTGTCCAAAAAGAGAAAGCGAAATTTGTTCCTACTGAAGAGGAAATAGCCAAAGGAATTGCAAAAGATAGGCTTCAATTGCCAAAGACATCTAGTG CCTTTGTAGGATGGCATGATAAAACACCCACGTACAAACAATGGGAGGAGTCGATCCGATATAAATCACCAGTTTACGATATGCCCGGAGAGAGAATAACAACTTCACCTTACAATGCCATAATTATAGGTTAA